A stretch of DNA from Vanrija pseudolonga chromosome 6, complete sequence:
cCGGGCGTGAgcacgcccgcggcggcaatcacgacggggtcgagcgGCTTGTCGTTCTCCGTCTCAATGTCCTCGATGCGCCGCACGAGCGCCTTGTTGGCCCGCACGCGGCCGAACACGACGTGCTTGCCGTCCAGGTGAGGCGTGGGCACCGTCGTGATGAAGAACTGCGAGCCGTTCGTGTTGGGACCGGCGTTGGCCATGGACAGGAGCATGGGCTTCTCGTGCTTGAGCTCAAAGTTCTCGTCTTCGAACTGGGGGGCGTGAGCACGCGCGGAGTCGCAACCGGGGCTTGACTTACCTTCTCGCCGTAGATcgactcgccgccggtgccgttGCCTCGCGTGAAGTCACCGCCCTGGAGCATGaacctggcgtcagcggggccTAAGAGCTCCACACTCACCCCTTGATGCAGCGGTGGAACGCCGAGCCCGCATACGCCAGCTTGACGCCGTCCGCGTTCGTCTTGTCGCCGATACACAGGTGCTTGAAGTTGTCGACGGTCTGGAAGGTCAGTCAGCTGTCACCCCTTTGCAAGCTCACCTTGGGCGCAACCGAGTCGAACAGCTCAAACTCGAtgcggccggccggctcgccgGCGATTGTAATGTCAAAGTAGGCCACGGTGTTGGGCATTGTGCGTGCTGGTGAATGAAGATGAAGAGCAAAGTGAGATCGAGTTGCGGTCGGCCACAAAACGGTTACTTCATGGTGGAGGCCGGATTCCAGCACTTTCGCCATTCCGGCGGAAGTGGCAGGTCAGCAGCAACGTCGCCTCGTCTCATCGGGCCTCATCCAGAAGGTATTCTGTGCATACAGCGAGCTCTCAAAGGAGGATGGATATCTGAGTGACAATGCAAAGAGGTCGAAAGCGTGATAGGAGAACAAGCAAGATATGAGACAAATGTGCCACCCTGTTTAGGCGGCCTCAGAGtccctcttcttcttcttcttcttcttctcgccgtcgtcggctccaccctcgccgttggcctcggacgccctcctcttcttcgacttcttctcgccgtcctcgccctccttcttggcggccttggcggccttcttggcctctTTCCGTGCccggcgctcctccttggtctcgCCAGCAACCAtcgactcgtcggcgtcgacatccaTCGTGGTGTCGGCAACCTCAGacttcctcttcttcttcttgtcggccttctcctcggcagcaGGCTGCGTAGGGAGGCGGTCGGCACCGTTGACGTTGTCAGTGGCGGTGTTGtaggcgctcgagctgccaGTGAGCTCAAACTTGggctgctggcggctggTCTGGCCAGAGGTGGCAGTGCGGACCGAGACGATGCCGGCACGGTGCTCAAGGGCACGGAGGCGCGACTCGAGCTTGACGCGGTTCGAGATGCCAATCTCGGCGGCGGAaacgtcggccttggtgtcggcgtcggcgagggcgtcgacacgGATCGAGAGCGACGCCTTGGTAGCGACCATGCGGGCcatcttgcccttgagcttCTGAGGAGCCTGGCCAATGAGGGAGGCGTGGTAGATGAGACCGTACTTGGGCGTGTCGTGCTTGGTCTTGAGGGCACGGAAGAGAGCCTTCTCGGCACCAAGGATCTGGACGGTCGAGGCGGGGAACTTGGCCAGGTTCATGAGCGAGCCGGCGTGCGAGATGAGACGGGCGCCAACAAGGTCACCGACAAGGGCGGTAAGGTTGGGCGCGATCGCCTGCATACGGTTGCGGAGGTACTCGGAGAGCTGAGTGCGGTACTCGGTGATCGAGATGACCTGGTCGCAGAGCGAGTGGATGTGCTCCATGTCGGTCTCGGCAATCTCGGTACCCATAGAGAGCTCGGCAGCCTGCTTGAGGGTagcctcgaggtcctcggggaggatgagctcaaacgaggtggtggcagcgTTGGTACGGAAGCCCATGGCCTTGACAACGCGGGCGTAGGCAAGGTTGTCGACAATGATCTTGCCCATCTCGGGGAAGTGCCAGCCGTACCACTCCTTGACACGCATAGAGTAAATGTTGATCTCCTTgtcaaggtcgtcaaggagggcaaTGGCCTGGATGACCATGgtgtcgaccttgtcggTCGAGAACTTGAGCTTGAAGCGCGAGAGCGAGTGACCGAGACCAAGGGCCATGGTGTTCAGGTCCTTCTGGTCAAtcccgccgaggagcgacgagagcTGCTGGCGGATACCACGGTAGAGCTCCTGGGTGGTGCTGTCGGAAAGGACAGGGATCTTGAGCGACTTGCTGATGGTGGCAGCTGGCAGGCGTCAGTGTCAGGCATGGTGTCACCCTTCCCTCTACGTACCAAGCTTGGGCTCGGAAACAACaaggagctcctcgaccttcttcttcttcttcttgtcaCCCTCAGAAGCACCGCCGGTAGCCTCGACGATGAACttctcgagcgactcggTCAGGCGGCCATCCTGAATGGCagcgaggtcctcgacggcaGTGGCAGTCGAGGTGAAGCGCTGGATCGCCTGGACCTTGAGGCTGGGGCAAGTCAGATACGATGCTTCCACAGCTCATCCAAATCAAACGCACGCCTTGTTGGCCTTCTCGGGAGTCTCAAACTCCTTCCACAGGTCCTTGTTGTCGAGCTTGTAGTCGTTGCCGAGCTTGAAGACGACGAAGCCGATGGGGGTCTCGGAGAGGACGAGCATTTTGATGTGGGTGGGGCTGCCGGAAGAAGGGGGGAGGAAGTGCCGAGTTTTTGCTTGTGCTGTCGGTCCGCTGATCccgacgaggctgccgaTGCTGTGTTCTAGCTGGCCTTTGTTGATGTGTGTCGCACAAAGATGCTTGAAGGTGGTGTGGAGACGAGGTTGGCCAGTATACAGTCTGCGTGTGGGTCCTCGTCCTGCGCCGATTTCGTCGAGGGAGTGAAATATTCTACTATCAAGTCAGGAGACCAGATCAAGAGTGAGAAATTTAATGCCACGTATAAACCGACCACGTGGCAAAAGTTGTTCAGGCGCCCACTTTTAGATATTTGGTTCCGACACGCGTTGGGTAGAGACGCGTCTGACCTTTCATGAatcgcggcgacgagcgcgttgcATTCCAGAGACAATAACATCACTCACAGCAAGCTAGCCGTCGCCACCATGAGCAGTCTATAcggctcgtcgcccaccCGAGAGGGCATGTTCAGCGACCTGCCAGACCGCCATGTCGCCCCCGACATCTTGGCAGAGGAGGACAGGTTCGAGGTGTTCATGCCGGCCGTCCAGTCGCTCGTCAACGCGCTCGGTGGCTACGAAGAAATGCCCCAGAGCGACGGGACGTTCATGACTGTCTACCGGCCTGGTGACTCGGTTCTTCCTGTACTCAAGGACTTGAAGAAGCTCTGGCGAAaggacgacacggacgatGAGCGCACAGTCGCACGGTGTATGGCCAAGGCTGGGCTCATGAAGGAGTtggtcgcgctcgtcaaggaggTCACGGACCGTGGGGAGTGGGGAAGAAAGATATCTCTCATGTCTTGTGAGTTCTGGCATTGTCAGCAGGTCTAACTCCCCAGGCGACCTCATCGCCGCTTTGACATGGCCTATCGACGTtgccaaggagctcaaggagatgGAAGAGGAAGGACCTGTCGTCACAGACTATGCCAGTCTGCTGCGTGCCCAGGTGGAGTACAAGGTGGGTGCCCACGTTGCCTGCAGAAGCTAACCCCAGGCACAACTACTCCAAGGCGACACACTGCGGTACATCATGAGGCTCCTTACTCTCAGTTTCGCAAAGCAAGGGCGCCgagaggagaaggacgagcgCATCATCTCGCTTGGTCTGCACATCGTTCGCAACCTGTTGGCGATCAGGGATGTTGTGGCCCCAGATAATGCGACTGGTGAACAGGAGGAACTGTCACATCTCCAGGTACGTGCAGCTGACTCCATCGTGTTCCCCCAGCTGACATGGGCCACAGTCTACACTCATTACCCAGTTGCAGAAGTTCGAATTCATGGACATGTTCCTTGTCCTCGCCTCGCATGCCGACCGCACAGAATTCAACCCCTTCAACATGCTCATTCTGGATGTGACGCAACTGCTGTTCCGCTCAGTCAAGCCAGTCGACTTGGCAAGAGACCCAGTCAAAGCACCAGTCGAGAACCTCGCCAAGCTACTCAGCAACGAGCTACAGGCCAAGATCCGAAAAGCGCGTGCTGCTCCCTCCCGCCACTCGCGTTTCGGTACCACCATCACAGTCAAGGCTGTCAGTTAATCGATCCGATTCTCCTTGCAGCCAGCTGACATTACCAGGGTGGACAAAAAGTGATTCTGCATTCCCAAGATGCCATTGCACAGGATGCTGCCAAGGTCCTGGACGAAatcaagaagaagcgcacgGGCAGGCAGAAGAAGGCGGTAGGTCGCATACTAGCTGGGCTGTCGCTGACCATCCAGGATGACCTGACTGTGGACGCGTACATCAGTCCAGAGGCCATGGCAGTGCTCTTGAACTTTGGGAAGGAATTGTTGAAGGACTTTGATTGTAAGTTGCCTGAAGCGGTCCAACTAACCCCGCAGCCTTCTTCGAGTCGGTCCGGAAGGACATTCAGATGGAGAGGAGCAAGGTTCGACCAGCCGACAGCGTCCGTGCGCTCTACGTTTCCAGCTTCATGATGGAGTTCCTTCTCATCTTGCGGAAGAAGGAGCTTGACGCTGCGACTGAGGCCGCGAAGGCCACAGGCGAGgggcccgaggcggcgacggcgcaggTTGACCACGACTTGCCACTTGGTCGCATCGCTGTGATGGCGGAGTTGGATACGGTCCGCTGGGTTGCCTCTCGAATGAAGAGCACCATGGACGATCACCCACCTGCCTGGACTGAACTTGAGGCCAGCATCAACTGCTTCACCCAGATTGTACGTATCCAATGCCGTCTCCGGCTGACCGACAGCTCCTTCTTATCGAGGCAATGTCCCACTccagcgacgaggaagacagCGAGGCGGCTGCGATTATCCAGAATCAGCTGTACTACAACGGCGATATTTTGGACGCCTCGCTGCAGGTTGTCTCTAATTACAAGGACCAATCTGTTGGGTGAGTGGTTAGGCGGGGAACCGGACCTAACCGCCAGTTACCTCGAGGCCATTATCCACTTTGCATACGTCCTCCTCCGCATGTTGGAGAGGTACTCAAAGGACAACGCGTACATGTATGTGCGGAAGCGCAAAGCTGCTCGAAGGAAGCGacaggcgctcaaggcgcacAACACTGGCGAGGCACCAATCCCAGAAGAGTACGCCaacgatgaggaggaggatatCGGTCCCGACGAGGACGCACCGAGCTACCGCGAGCACGCGTTCACCTTTGCGTCCTTTGAGCAACGGTTTGCGTCCGAGGCCGTAGCCAGGACGCTGCTGGCGTACTTGGCACGCTACTCGTCGTTCGATGACATTGAGAAGGTCAagcgtgtcgtcggcctcatgCACCGACAAGTCGTCAAGGCACAAGCAGAAGGACTGTACTTCAAGGTGAGAGGGCCATGAGACCGCGGCTGACATTTAGGTCTCGTCAATGTATCTCTTTGGCAAAGTTCTCGAGGACCAGGCTTCGCTGCCCAAGGGGAAGCCGAGCAAAGACCTGGTCGAGCTCATCGGCTTTGTGCTTCGCAAATTCTTCAAGCGCATGGCCGAAGACCCGTTTATGATCGTCGACGCGTTTGGCCCCAAGTCGCGCGGCAGGTGGAAGCAGCACTCGTCGTAcaagagcgacgaggaggaggacgacggcatgggcgggcagcgcgcgcgaaTCCAGGAGAAGGTGGGTAATACCACCGATGGtgagctgacccgccagctGGGccctgccgagctcgagtttATCAAGAAGCACAAGCTGTCGTGGAGCCAGCAGATGGGCGTGGTGGTCAAgatgctcgtcgacgccgaccacgagGAGTGGGTTCGGTGGATGATCAACGTGGGTCTCCGCTAGGGTGCGTGGCTGACCCGCCACAGGTCCTCGAAATTGTGCTTGCTGCACGAACGGAGATCGTGCTGTCTGTGGACGGGGAACGGAATCTCTCTGTTGTGGACAGCGATGGCGAACGCGCAACTCGCGACTTCTCTGgccccagcgccgacgccattGCCAAGTttgcgcagctcgacctcgagcctGACAGCGATGAGCTCAAGGCCGCTGTTCGCGAGAATGCGCACTTTCGACTCATGCTCAAGCTGCTCAACTTTGAGGCCAcagaggccgaggacatTAGGGAACAGAAGTGGTTCCTCCCATCCAAGGTTCTGCCTTCGACGATCAGCAGCGCAGTCGGCGCGCTGAACCAGTTCCTCATCACACCCGTGGACCTGGACGAGGACCCGAAGAAGCTTATccggcggacgaggcggcgtcgcgcagcaAGCCCGGGCTCGGACTCTGACATTGACCGCCTGCCCCGCAAGCGTCGCGCGCAaaaggcggccgaggtgcagCAGTTCAAGTCTGCGGCGTTTATCGTGGACtcggacgatgacgaggatgccgacgcTGCATTCTTTGCtcgcgaggaggcgctgcGACTTCAGATGCAGGAGAAAGCCGAGGAAGCGGGCAACATTATGCGCGAGACGGGGAcgaagaagcgcaagagGGGAaagcgtggtggtggcccgcttacgctcgacgacatggaggGGGTTGTggagggcggggaggacgtggtggtggcggaggaggaggagggcgtcgatgccgacgacgagagcgagccTGGGTCGCCGAGCACACCCGTGCCGAGGCCATCTCGCCGACAGCGCGCGGTGCTCAGCGCATCGCCAAATGCCACACCAAGCGAGACTTTGGgtgccgactcggacgacgacgacgcagacgccGTGGTGTCCCGCCGCGTCCGACCACGGCCGACGCAGCGGGTTatcgaccccgacgacgacgaatAGACTAAGCCAGTAGCTTGAGCCCTGGCTGCGGCGCAGCCGCGTACAGTATCCTGTTGTACCTATGCATGAATCAAAAATCTATGGAATGTGTGGTGTACAATgagtcggcgagctgcgtgTGCTCCGAGTGCTCCGAGTTCGAGCAGCTACCTGTGCGCGCCGAAGCGTCCGAACatggcctcgccgacgccggcaccaACCACGATGGCGATGATCCAATAAATCTGGAACGTCATGACGACGAGCCTGGGGCAGTGTCAGCGCTGACTGCCTCCTCTCTCGGGACCAACTTACATCAAGAGCCAGTGCAGCGCCTGCTGGAGCGCGTGCAGGAGGCCGCGGGGGCCGTCCACGCCCCACCTGAACGGGCGGGACCAGCGGCCAACGCGTCCGGGGTCGAGCGTGCGGCGTACCGTCGCAGGCAGGTGTgcgatggcctcggcggcggcgtgcgcgtgcgggtGCGCGTGGCTCGTGGTGGCCAGCGGTGTGGGGGTGCggtcgcgctgcgcctcgatATCCGGCgtgccctcgcggcgccggttggccgcgctgccgcccttctcgtcgacggccgtgcTCTCACCATGATGCgcagccttgcccttctcctcCAAGTGGGCATccgcgtgctcgtgctcctcgtaccgcggcgcggggccCATCTCGCCCCTCGAAACGGGCAACACCCACCcgacccgcccgcgccgccacgcctCGTTACACGCTGCGCGGAGCGCGTGAAGGTACcggtcgagcacggcgagaaGGAACAGGCCGATACACACGCCGACGGTCGCGCCGGGGCCCTTGGGCACCCACGTCGAGAACCATAACGCTGCGGCGGGTGTTAGcgaggtgtgtgtgtgtgctgtggtctgacggcggcggaggaagCCCGCACCAGAGCcatctccgccgccgccaacgccggccTGCGGCCGCCGTTGCGCCGCTACGTGCGCTACTCACTGTCCTGCCCAATGTACCCGTGAAAGTACATGATCATGGTGCCtccgcccgacgcgccgccgccgtggtggtgcccTCCGCCCATGTTGGTCATGCCCGACATGTCCgccatggtggtgatggtgtgGTGGGGAGGTGGTTGTGTTGGATGCAGGAGAAAGAAGCGAGGAACGAGGTTGaagagaggaggaggagtcgGACTCGAGAAGTTTGTACTGTGCGCCGTGCGCAGAAtagctcgctcgctcgcttcgctTCGCTGGATTCGGCTTGCTGGAACGTGCGGCCAGTGTCGTATCTGTCGGCAAAGATGAACAGTCAACTTCTCGCCGTGTTCTTTGTCGAGATGACGGCCGAGAGTGGTAACGGTAGCCTAGCCACTCGTCGCCTGGGTCGCCTCGCCGCAGCAGTGTGACTGCCACAGGCCAATTTGCTCCCGACCAATCACTGCCATTCCCACTTTGCTGGAATCGATCACTGCGCCTCGTGCCTGGAATGTGCCTGGGAAACATGCGGCATTTGGACGAAAGGCCTCGTGTAGGGCGTCAAAAGGCAACTCTCGAGGCAATCCCTCCCTCGCGGCCTTATAAAAAGGATCGACAGCGCAGCAACTCGTCCACTTTATGCCGCTGAACGCGCTGAGGCTTCTTTCTTCACCACGCCCGCACCACGCCCTCGCACTATGCAATGTACATCAGAGTGGTGTCTGTGCTGTCTAATTACTCGGCatcctcgctcgccgccgccgccttcttcgctgccggctcgtcggcaatCTCGCTGCTCCGCCGCTTGAGCCCAAACGGCTGGCCCTGCGacccacgaccaccacgctcaccccgctcacccccACGGCCCTTCCCTGCCCCCTTGGCACCCTTCCCAGCCCCCACGGCCTGCCCAACAacaccctccccctccaacacatcatcctcctcctcttccccaTACAACAGCGTCATCGCGTCCGTGTAGTGCGCAATCTTCCACGTGTCCGCCGCACGCAGGGACATGAAGTCGAACGAAATCGCCACGCTTGACTCAATGGCCCCTTGCTCACCCTCCTTGGCAATCAGCAACTTGGGGATCTTGGGGTAGCGCTGCGAGAAGTGGTTGAGGATGGTGTACTTGGCATTCATCCTGGTACCGTTAGTGGGTGCCCCTACGGCCTCGACTCACTGCTTCCCGACCTCGATCGCCTGCCCAAAGGTGCTGTGCCCCTTGGCCTGCGCCATCTCTGgcgtgtcgtcctcgtgcGTCGCCTCGTGGATCAGAATCGTCGCTCCTtggcccgccgccacgagaTCGCCAGAAGGCTTGGTGTCCCCAGAGTACACCACTTTCCACCCAGAGGTGTGCTCAAGTACCAGACCGTTGGCCAGGCCTCGGTGAGGTACACTTGGCGCACCCATGGTCTTCATCCCCAGGTCGTCGATCATGGTGTAGATCGTCTCGGCCATTTTGTCGTTGCCAGGCGAGTAGTAGCGATGGATCATCTTGAACGGCCACTTGAacttgcccgccgccacgtCCTCGTTAAACTCGGCTTCCTGCTCGACCGCCTGGGTCAAAGGGGCAATGCCGATGGCCGCAGCGCTCTGTCGGGCAGCTTGTTCTGCCGTCCTCGCAACCCATGCGCTCTTGTTCATGCGGGTCAAGCTGACAAACTTGACGTTCTCAAGGGCCTCGCGGGGCACACCGTACTGCCATGTTGCGGTTTCCTGCAGCTGCAATCCAATTTGCGGAGGCGCGAGGATGTACAATGTCGAGTGGACACCAGACTGCAAGTCAGCTCAGAGTCACAGTGTCACGACTCACCTTGAAACGGTCCGCAAGAATAGAAGTCAGACCCAAGTGGTGGTCGGCGTGCATGTGGCTGATGAAGATGAGCCGGAGATCTTCGTAGACCTTTTGCAAGCCTTCGGGTCCGAACCGACGGCGCAGCTGGCCAAGGGAGCCCTCCCCACAGTCGAGCAGAATGCCACCAGTACCAGGGATATCGAGGTGTGTTGACGAAACATTCCTAAACTTGGAGGGGATGGCGCTGCCTGTGCCGAGTGTGGTCACCACAATGTCGTCACCAGGCTGTAGCTCATGGGTCTCGGCGTGCACcgcggccttggcagcgacctcgacgcgtgcagcgtcgacggcgatggcATACTCTGTACCGTCGCTCCTGGCCGTGTCCAGAACGATCTCCTCGGTATCGGTGGGGAACTGCGCGTCCTTGACGTGCGTCTCGAGCAGCTCTGTCTCCTTGGGAGGGTGCATGCTGACAAGGTTGTTGGGGACCGCAAGGGTGGCGTTGGCTGGGAGGacgggcggtggcggcgcctcgTACTTGTAGTACGGCACGGGGAagacctcctcgtcaagtCGGTGCAGGTGGAGCGCATTCCACGCCGCGCTGTTGAAGAAGGTTGGGCCAGGAATCCGCACTTCGGTGAGCAGATGCTGAGTCTTGGGCCCGTACGCTGCCACCCAGGCCTGGTACCTCGGGTCCTCCCACACTTGGCGTGTAACGCGGTGGACAACCGCCTGTACGGGGAAGTCCGCTGCCTTGCCCCTTGGCCCCTGCTGGTACTGCCCGAACACAGGCGACTGCAGCAAGCGATCGACGTTGTGCTCTgcgcacgacacgacgatGAGAATCGATCCCGGTCCACCGCCAACAAGGCAGTCCTCGGGCCTCACAATCCTCTTGCCGCCAGGTGCGTTcttgtcctcgacctcgatgcTCTCGCCCCTGGTGAGCTTTCCACGGACCGGGCCACCGGGcacgccaagcgccgccgctttGACGACATCGAACTTGCCGCGGACCTCTGGTGTGCGGAGGATGTACACCATGTCGGTGGCAACGTCTGCGTCGCTCGGGATAGGCAATGGAAATCGGTCCATGGGGACGGAAGGCGCCCTCATGCCGGGGTAC
This window harbors:
- the TOF1_1 gene encoding Topoisomerase 1-associated factor 1; the encoded protein is MSSLYGSSPTREGMFSDLPDRHVAPDILAEEDRFEVFMPAVQSLVNALGGYEEMPQSDGTFMTVYRPGDSVLPVLKDLKKLWRKDDTDDERTVARCMAKAGLMKELVALVKEVTDRGEWGRKISLMSCDLIAALTWPIDVAKELKEMEEEGPVVTDYASLLRAQVEYKAQLLQGDTLRYIMRLLTLSFAKQGRREEKDERIISLGLHIVRNLLAIRDVVAPDNATGEQEELSHLQSTLITQLQKFEFMDMFLVLASHADRTEFNPFNMLILDVTQLLFRSVKPVDLARDPVKAPVENLAKLLSNELQAKIRKARAAPSRHSRFGTTITVKAGGQKVILHSQDAIAQDAAKVLDEIKKKRTGRQKKADDLTVDAYISPEAMAVLLNFGKELLKDFDSFFESVRKDIQMERSKVRPADSVRALYVSSFMMEFLLILRKKELDAATEAAKATGEGPEAATAQVDHDLPLGRIAVMAELDTVRWVASRMKSTMDDHPPAWTELEASINCFTQILLLIEAMSHSSDEEDSEAAAIIQNQLYYNGDILDASLQVVSNYKDQSVGYLEAIIHFAYVLLRMLERYSKDNAYMYVRKRKAARRKRQALKAHNTGEAPIPEEYANDEEEDIGPDEDAPSYREHAFTFASFEQRFASEAVARTLLAYLARYSSFDDIEKVKRVVGLMHRQVVKAQAEGLYFKVSSMYLFGKVLEDQASLPKGKPSKDLVELIGFVLRKFFKRMAEDPFMIVDAFGPKSRGRWKQHSSYKSDEEEDDGMGGQRARIQEKLGPAELEFIKKHKLSWSQQMGVVVKMLVDADHEEWVRWMINVLEIVLAARTEIVLSVDGERNLSVVDSDGERATRDFSGPSADAIAKFAQLDLEPDSDELKAAVRENAHFRLMLKLLNFEATEAEDIREQKWFLPSKVLPSTISSAVGALNQFLITPVDLDEDPKKLIRRTRRRRAASPGSDSDIDRLPRKRRAQKAAEVQQFKSAAFIVDSDDDEDADAAFFAREEALRLQMQEKAEEAGNIMRETGTKKRKRGKRGGGPLTLDDMEGVVEGGEDVVVAEEEEGVDADDESEPGSPSTPVPRPSRRQRAVLSASPNATPSETLGADSDDDDADAVVSRRVRPRPTQRVIDPDDDE
- the trz1 gene encoding Ribonuclease Z 1, yielding MLTWIFPHSPKTQASTRRPGHPLPLLTVTALLRRLAGASRPTLQAVASLRFPPLAPASSSSRFTTSALDQARAASKPKPKARSKKKDLTPFISPSGDEPEMSIIHWTIRTISVPGPDTDLSLYVAFDNERLLFGAGEGTQRAFIQKRLTMRGLQAVFLPDGGHRARTGLPGVIMTASDAGMKKLTVVGPPDTAHYLATLRASVQRDIFGVDPKPYPRFSTADSEIVYSSDKVTVHAIALRDPVPQPASTGSVLSNHVPRPAQLPEARLDQWTSTIVKDMFRGIQDPAERKAARPPQPYPGMRAPSVPMDRFPLPIPSDADVATDMVYILRTPEVRGKFDVVKAAALGVPGGPVRGKLTRGESIEVEDKNAPGGKRIVRPEDCLVGGGPGSILIVVSCAEHNVDRLLQSPVFGQYQQGPRGKAADFPVQAVVHRVTRQVWEDPRYQAWVAAYGPKTQHLLTEVRIPGPTFFNSAAWNALHLHRLDEEVFPVPYYKYEAPPPPVLPANATLAVPNNLVSMHPPKETELLETHVKDAQFPTDTEEIVLDTARSDGTEYAIAVDAARVEVAAKAAVHAETHELQPGDDIVVTTLGTGSAIPSKFRNVSSTHLDIPGTGGILLDCGEGSLGQLRRRFGPEGLQKVYEDLRLIFISHMHADHHLGLTSILADRFKSGVHSTLYILAPPQIGLQLQETATWQYGVPREALENVKFVSLTRMNKSAWVARTAEQAARQSAAAIGIAPLTQAVEQEAEFNEDVAAGKFKWPFKMIHRYYSPGNDKMAETIYTMIDDLGMKTMGAPSVPHRGLANGLVLEHTSGWKVVYSGDTKPSGDLVAAGQGATILIHEATHEDDTPEMAQAKGHSTFGQAIEVGKQMNAKYTILNHFSQRYPKIPKLLIAKEGEQGAIESSVAISFDFMSLRAADTWKIAHYTDAMTLLYGEEEEDDVLEGEGVVGQAVGAGKGAKGAGKGRGGERGERGGRGSQGQPFGLKRRSSEIADEPAAKKAAAASEDAE
- the NOP58 gene encoding Nucleolar protein 58 → MLVLSETPIGFVVFKLGNDYKLDNKDLWKEFETPEKANKALKVQAIQRFTSTATAVEDLAAIQDGRLTESLEKFIVEATGGASEGDKKKKKKVEELLVVSEPKLAATISKSLKIPVLSDSTTQELYRGIRQQLSSLLGGIDQKDLNTMALGLGHSLSRFKLKFSTDKVDTMVIQAIALLDDLDKEINIYSMRVKEWYGWHFPEMGKIIVDNLAYARVVKAMGFRTNAATTSFELILPEDLEATLKQAAELSMGTEIAETDMEHIHSLCDQVISITEYRTQLSEYLRNRMQAIAPNLTALVGDLVGARLISHAGSLMNLAKFPASTVQILGAEKALFRALKTKHDTPKYGLIYHASLIGQAPQKLKGKMARMVATKASLSIRVDALADADTKADVSAAEIGISNRVKLESRLRALEHRAGIVSVRTATSGQTSRQQPKFELTGSSSAYNTATDNVNGADRLPTQPAAEEKADKKKKRKSEVADTTMDVDADESMVAGETKEERRARKEAKKAAKAAKKEGEDGEKKSKKRRASEANGEGGADDGEKKKKKKKRDSEAA
- the TOF1_1 gene encoding Topoisomerase 1-associated factor 1; this encodes MSSLYGSSPTREGMFSDLPDRHVAPDILAEEDRFEVFMPAVQSLVNALGGYEEMPQSDGTFMTVYRPGDSVLPVLKDLKKLWRKDDTDDERTVARCMAKAGLMKELVALVKEVTDRGEWGRKISLMSCDLIAALTWPIDVAKELKEMEEEGPVVTDYASLLRAQVEYKAQLLQGDTLRYIMRLLTLSFAKQGRREEKDERIISLGLHIVRNLLAIRDVVAPDNATGEQEELSHLQSTLITQLQKFEFMDMFLVLASHADRTEFNPFNMLILDVTQLLFRSVKPVDLARDPVKAPVENLAKLLSNELQAKIRKARAAPSRHSRFGTTITVKAGGQKVILHSQDAIAQDAAKVLDEIKKKRTGRQKKADDLTVDAYISPEAMAVLLNFGKELLKDFDSFFESVRKDIQMERSKVRPADSVRALYVSSFMMEFLLILRKKELDAATEAAKATGEGPEAATAQVDHDLPLGRIAVMAELDTVRWVASRMKSTMDDHPPAWTELEASINCFTQILLLIEAMSHSSDEEDSEAAAIIQNQLYYNGDILDASLQVVSNYKDQSVGYLEAIIHFAYVLLRMLERYSKDNAYMYALKAHNTGEAPIPEEYANDEEEDIGPDEDAPSYREHAFTFASFEQRFASEAVARTLLAYLARYSSFDDIEKVKRVVGLMHRQVVKAQAEGLYFKVSSMYLFGKVLEDQASLPKGKPSKDLVELIGFVLRKFFKRMAEDPFMIVDAFGPKSRGRWKQHSSYKSDEEEDDGMGGQRARIQEKLGPAELEFIKKHKLSWSQQMGVVVKMLVDADHEEWVRWMINVLEIVLAARTEIVLSVDGERNLSVVDSDGERATRDFSGPSADAIAKFAQLDLEPDSDELKAAVRENAHFRLMLKLLNFEATEAEDIREQKWFLPSKVLPSTISSAVGALNQFLITPVDLDEDPKKLIRRTRRRRAASPGSDSDIDRLPRKRRAQKAAEVQQFKSAAFIVDSDDDEDADAAFFAREEALRLQMQEKAEEAGNIMRETGTKKRKRGKRGGGPLTLDDMEGVVEGGEDVVVAEEEEGVDADDESEPGSPSTPVPRPSRRQRAVLSASPNATPSETLGADSDDDDADAVVSRRVRPRPTQRVIDPDDDE